A stretch of the Microcebus murinus isolate Inina chromosome 6, M.murinus_Inina_mat1.0, whole genome shotgun sequence genome encodes the following:
- the LOC105862117 gene encoding olfactory receptor 4F3/4F16/4F29, with translation MDGGNHSVVSEFVFLGLTHSWEIQLFLLAFSSILYVASMTGNILIVFSVTTDPHLHSPMYFLLANLSFIDMGACSVTSPKMIYDLFRKHKVISFGGCIAQIFFIHVIGGVEMVLLIAMAFDRYVAICKPLHYLTIMSPRMCILFLAAAWALGVSHSLFQLAFLVNLPFCGPNVLDSFYCDLPRLLRLACTDTYRLQFMVTVNSGFICVGSFFILLISYISILFTVWKHSSGGSSKALSTLSAHITVVFLFFGPTMFVYTWPHPNSQMDKFLAIFDAVLTPFLNPVIYTFRNKEMKAAMKRVCKQLIINRKIS, from the coding sequence ATGGATGGAGGGAATCACTCAGTAGTGTCTGAGTTTGTGTTTCTGGGACTCACCCATTCATGGGAGATCCAGCTTTTCCTCCTGgctttctcttctattctctaTGTGGCAAGCATGACTGGAAACATCCTCATTGTGTTTTCGGTGACCACTGACCCTCACTTACACTCCCCCATGTACTTCCTACTGGCCAATCTCTCCTTCATTGACATGGGAGCCTGCTCTGTCACTTCCCCCAAGATGATTTATGACCTTTTCAGAAAGCACAAAGTCATCTCCTTTGGAGGCTGCATTGCTCAGATCTTCTTCATCCATGTGATTGGTGGCGTGGAGATGGTGCTGCTCATAGCCATGGCCTTTGACAGGTATGTGGCCATATGTAAGCCTCTCCACTACTTGACCATCATGAGCCCACGAATGTGCATATTGTTTCTGGCTGCTGCCTGGGCCCTTGGTGTCAGTCACTCACTGTTCCAATTGGCATTTCTTGTTAATTTACCCTTCTGTGGCCCTAATGTATTGGACAGCTTTTACTGTGACCTTCCTCGGCTTCTCAGACTAGCCTGTACAGATACCTACAGATTGCAGTTCATGGTCACTGTCAATAGTGGGTTTATCTGTGTTGGTTCTTTCTTCATACTTCTCATCTCGTACATCTCCATCCTGTTTACTGTTTGGAAACATTCTTCAGGTGGTTCATCCAAAGCCCTTTCCACACTTTCAGCTCACATCACtgtggtctttttgttttttggtccaACCATGTTTGTGTATACGTGGCCACACCCTAATTCACAGATGGACAAGTTTCTTGCTATTTTTGATGCAGTTCTCACTCCTTTTCTGAATCCAGTCATCTATACATTCAGAAATAAAGAGATGAAGGCAGCAATGAAAAGAGTATGCAAACAGCTAATCATTAACAGGAAGATTTCATAA